CCTCGGGATCGATCCCGAGCTTCTTCGGGAGGCCGAGATTCACCCAGTCGGCACCGACGAACGCACCGTCGTCGTCGAGTTCGTACACGTAGGTACGGAACTGTGCCTCACCCGTACTGCTCGCATCGCTGTCCTGGTAGGCGAGGATAGGGTACGCGTTGATGTCACCATCGTCGTCGCCGAGGACCGGCCACACGCCCGTCTCCTGGGGCACACCGTCCGTCTCCCACTCGGGGTCGATGTAGAAGTCGTACGAGAGGACGGGTGCACCGCGTTCTGCGAACCAGTACGAGCCGTCCGCATCCTGATACTTCTGTCCCTGGTAGGCGTAGAAGCCGCTCGTGGGACCGTCTTCGCTGATGTCGATGCAGAGTCGGTCGTCGCCGTCGAAGGACTCCTGACTGAACTCGACGGGGTCGTAGCTCAGGTTCGGGTTGTACCGGTCGAGGACCCAGCCGGGTTCGGTCGCACTGTTCGCGGCGACGTCCGCAGCGTCACCGAAGTCGAGGTCGAACAGTGCGTTGGGGCTCGCACGCGCGCCAGATACGGAAACTGGTACCACCGTCGCTCCGAGGGCAAGGCTGCTGAGCTTCGTGAACTGGCGTCGGGTTGACTTGGGAGAAGCCATACGGGGTCGAGAGACGGAGGCGTTCTTGTTATTCCTGTGATAACTCGCAGATCGACAGTGGGCGCCGGTCGTTCCCAACCACAGCCGAGTAAACAATGCCTCCTGACACCGACGGCAAGGCTTACGACGAACACCTCGAAAGAAGCACGACGAATGGCCGACATCCCCTCCTCCATTCCGGGGATCGGCGGACCGTGGTCCCGCGGGGACGACGACGCCGACGACCGCGACCCTCGCGTCATCGGCGTCGACGGCGACGACGCCGACGCGGTGCTGGCCGCGCTCTCCTCGGAGACCGCTCGCGCGATCCTCTCGACCCTCCACGAGTCCCCCGGTCCCGCCAGCGACGTCGCCGACCGCGTCGACACCTCGCTCCAGAACGCCCAGTACCACCTCAAGCGCCTGCGCGAGGCGGGCGTCGTCGAGGTCACCGACACCGTCTACTCGCAGAAGGGCCGCGAGATGGACGTGTACGCGCCCGCCGACGGGCCGCTGGTGCTCGTCGCGGGCAGCGAGTCACAGACCTCGGGCATCCGCGCGACGCTGAGTCGCCTCCTCGGCGGCGTCGGCGCCGTCGCCCTCGGCGCGGTGCTCGTCGAGACGGTGCTCGGCGGGCCGTTCTCGCCCGCCAGCGCGTTCTCGATGGGGTCGGCAGGGGGCGCCGACGCCGGGAGCGTCGACGACGGGAGCGCCGGCGGTACGAACGTGACCGCGGAGGTGGGCGAGGCGACTGCCACGCCGACGCCCGCCCCGACCGAGACGGCCGCCGACGGGGGCGGTGTCGGTATCGCGGAGGCGACCGAGACCGCGACGGAGGCGGCGACGCCCGCCCCGACTGCGGAGCCGGCGATGACGGAGACGGCCGCCGAGACCGTCTACACC
The DNA window shown above is from Halobaculum marinum and carries:
- a CDS encoding ArsR/SmtB family transcription factor, translated to MADIPSSIPGIGGPWSRGDDDADDRDPRVIGVDGDDADAVLAALSSETARAILSTLHESPGPASDVADRVDTSLQNAQYHLKRLREAGVVEVTDTVYSQKGREMDVYAPADGPLVLVAGSESQTSGIRATLSRLLGGVGAVALGAVLVETVLGGPFSPASAFSMGSAGGADAGSVDDGSAGGTNVTAEVGEATATPTPAPTETAADGGGVGIAEATETATEAATPAPTAEPAMTETAAETVYTVATSAEPTVVDQLAASPGFLFLCGGLLALAVVALYARRRGGV